The Edaphobacter sp. 12200R-103 genome contains a region encoding:
- a CDS encoding rod shape-determining protein gives MPSNSFNTRYSRIHNMRSLFSLFSSDLAIDLGTANTLVFARSKGIIVNEPSIIAVNKVTNEVEAVGKEAKEMLGRTPGNIVAIKPMKDGVIADFRHTEKMLNYFIQKAHNRKMMVHPRIVIGVPSEITQVEKRAVMDSAYRAKASEVHLVEQAMVAAIGAGLPITEAGGNMVVDIGGGTTDIAVISLAGIVYSRSVRMAGNQMDEAVITYLKRKYNLLIGERTGEQIKMQLGSAFPLDKPLSMEVKGRNLIEGVPKTITIDDSEIREALSECISTIINAIRVALERTPPELSADISDRGIVLTGGGALIKNLDKRIREETGLPVSIADDPLASVVLGTGKMLSDFNLLRKISID, from the coding sequence ATGCCCTCGAATTCGTTCAACACCCGGTACTCCCGCATCCACAACATGCGGTCTCTTTTCAGCTTGTTTTCCAGTGACTTAGCGATTGATCTGGGGACCGCCAATACCCTCGTCTTTGCCCGCAGCAAGGGCATCATCGTCAACGAGCCCTCCATCATCGCCGTCAACAAGGTGACGAACGAGGTCGAGGCCGTCGGTAAAGAAGCCAAGGAGATGCTCGGCCGCACGCCGGGTAACATCGTTGCCATCAAGCCGATGAAGGACGGCGTCATCGCCGACTTCCGGCATACCGAGAAGATGCTGAACTACTTCATCCAGAAGGCGCATAACCGCAAGATGATGGTTCATCCCCGCATCGTCATCGGCGTTCCTTCCGAGATTACGCAGGTGGAAAAGCGCGCCGTCATGGATTCGGCCTACCGCGCCAAGGCATCGGAGGTGCACCTGGTCGAGCAGGCGATGGTCGCCGCCATCGGGGCCGGTCTGCCAATCACCGAGGCGGGCGGAAACATGGTGGTTGATATCGGCGGTGGAACGACTGACATTGCCGTCATCTCGCTGGCCGGCATCGTCTACTCGCGCTCCGTCCGCATGGCCGGCAACCAGATGGACGAGGCCGTCATCACCTACCTGAAGCGTAAGTACAACCTGCTGATCGGCGAGCGCACCGGCGAACAGATCAAGATGCAGCTTGGATCGGCCTTTCCGCTGGACAAGCCGCTCTCCATGGAGGTCAAGGGACGCAACCTGATCGAAGGCGTGCCAAAGACCATCACTATCGACGACTCTGAGATTCGCGAGGCGCTATCAGAGTGCATCTCGACGATCATCAATGCCATCCGCGTGGCCCTGGAGCGGACCCCGCCGGAGCTTTCGGCCGACATCTCCGACCGTGGCATCGTGCTGACCGGCGGCGGCGCCCTGATCAAGAATCTCGACAAACGCATCCGCGAAGAGACGGGGCTGCCAGTCTCGATCGCAGACGATCCTCTCGCCTCGGTCGTACTTGGGACAGGCAAGATGCT